One genomic segment of Ricinus communis isolate WT05 ecotype wild-type chromosome 3, ASM1957865v1, whole genome shotgun sequence includes these proteins:
- the LOC125369532 gene encoding uncharacterized protein LOC125369532, giving the protein MSRFSPSDKMSQPGTEDKKKSPVREYQPLIPYPARLKQDKMPRYTRFLKEILSNKRKLEDLGLVTLNEECLAIPQNKLPVKRRDPGSFTVPCIIGDLYISDALADLGASINLMPSSLFEKLDLSEPKPTRMSIQLADRTMKFPKGIVENVLVKGESSFPLILGRPFLATSRAIIDVRDGKLQLRVGITFDLSTSIGHSLDHNDTVYSVDVLDDIVALQAEDEKELSNEDVLEQLACLLASEPSRFANHFVDIDRLGVQKLRPSLEQKEKTLASPRKYPKAFAYKIADILGINPSYCSHKIVMEDSYRLVIQPQR; this is encoded by the exons ATGTCAAGGTTTTCACCTTCAGATAAG ATGAGCCAGCCAGGAACCGAGGATAAGAAGAAGAGTCCTGTGAGAGAATACCAGCCGCTAATTCCATATCCTGCTAGGTTAAAGCAGGATAAG ATGCCCAGGTATACAAGATTCCTGAAAGAGATTCTAAGTAACAAAAGGAAGCTGGAGGACTTAGGACTAGTGACACTAAATGAGGAATGCTTAGCCATTCCTCAGAACAAGCTGCCAGTAAAGAGGCGTGATCCGGGGAGTTTTACTGTTCCCTGTATTATTGGTGATTTGTATATCAGTGATgctttagctgatttaggagctagcatCAATTTAATGCCTAGCAGTTTGTTTGAAAAATTAGATTTGAGTGAGCCAaaacctactaggatgagcatacaGTTAGCGGATAGGACTATGAAATTTCCTAAGGGAATAGTTGAGAATGTActtgttaag ggtgagagTAGTTTCCCTTTAATCCTAggtagacctttccttgcaacatctagggcTATTATAGATGTGCGTGATGGAAAGTTACAGCTTAGAGTAGGTATTACCTTTGACCTTAGCACTTCTATAGGACATTCACTTGACCATAATGATACTGTATACTCTGTGGATGTTTTGGATGATATT GTAGCATTACAGGCTGAGGATGAGAAGGAGTTGTCCAATGAGGATGTATTGGAACAACTTGCTTGTTTGCTGGCTAGTGAGCCTAGCAGGTTTGCTAACCATTTTGTTGATATTGACAGGTTAGGGGTGCAGAAATTGAGACCTTCACTTGAGCAGAAGGAGAAGACTTTAGCCTCTCCCAGGAAGTACCCTAAGGCCTTTGCATATAAGATTGCAGACATTCTTGGAATCAACCCCAGCTATTGTTCGCATAAGATCGTGATGGAGGATAGTTATAGGCTAGTTATACAGCCACAACGATGA